TGCCAGCTGGAAGGAGGTGGGATGGGCGTTTTGCTCAGCTACACTCCTCAGATCCCTATTCAGTCTCCAGTTTCCTCCGGTGCTGTTGGCCCCAAGGGGACAGATGACCATGCCCGGACGGCCTGAGAGGGGCCTTCCAGGAGCCTCAGAAACTCCGAGCCCAAGACCAGCTGATCTGGCCATAGAATGTCGCGCCAGACCCCAGGAAGTGGGCGGGACGCACAGGTGGCTATAGGTCTCTGCAGAAGCATGGGCAGCCATGAGCTCAGCGTAGCCCCACGTGGAGGTGCAGGGGAAGCCCTTGTAGACCTGCTCAGTCTCCGGAGAGAGGATTGGTGTTCAGCAACCTAACCATGaggataaaatctttaaaattaacaaGAGAGGAGTCTGAGGCGAAAGCAACTAAGAGAGATTGCTTGTGCGGAGGAAGAGACTTCTCCACACTGAACGAATTCAGTGGTTGATCCAAGATGTGGGATTGAGAAATGTTACCAGATGATAGTCTTGTGCTCTTGGCAAATAGGAGACATGAGTCCTTGTGTATATAACCAATTTGTTAGGTGTTCTTTTGACTTCTCAGACCTGCCTATTCTTTTTCACGAAACATGAGCAACTTCTCTTGGCTGCCTTTTCCAGAGACTCCTTTCCTCCTTAATTGATGCCATCGCCTGTGAAAATTTAATTCTGATTATTCAATCATTTGTTGTATTTATGACAATGTTTAATGcacatttcatttctaaaataaatagttttataagTATTTGAAAGACTTGCTTATCAAGTAGAAGTGACTCACTAGCAGAGGAATGAAGGTTTAATAACCCCAAGAGTCcaaaaggttatttttaaaaacaaaaagacttgGAGGCCTGGGGCGCTCCAGCTGCCAACCGTGAGCTAGCCGTCGGCCCGCGGCCGGCCAGGTCACCTCTGTGTCAGCGTGTTACGATGCCGTCTCCTACCAACCTGGCTACTGGAATTCCCAGTAGCAAAGTGAAATACTCAAGACTCTCTAGTACAGTTGATGGCTACACTGACCTTCAAGGAGAAACTTAACTACTAAAGCCAGCAGACTGTGGGaatcttccttctttcttgaTGTAATGAGATCCAATTTATTAAAGGTGTTCTTTGTGGGAAACACTTAAGCCCTCCTAAGATCCCATATACGGCCATTGTGCTTGCTACAGTAGTTTTTGATTGGAGCCTTTTCATTAGCATAGGCTCCCTCCTGCTGGGCAGACTATATTACAAAAGGTGGGACGACGGGGGTTGGGGGCCAGGGTGTGGGGGTAGGTGTGCAGACCGGCCGTTCCTATTCTGATCATTGGTATCCTGGTGTTCTTGCCAGGATTTTACCACCTGCGCGTCGCTTACTGTGCACCAAAAAACTACTGGGGATACTCCCACAATGACATTCCAGACTTTGATGACTAgcacccaccccagccctgaAGAAGAGAGTCCCAGATGGAACTGAACCCAGCTTTAAGACACTGAGCAGAAACAATGACCAAGGCCTGAGGAGTTCTGCAGTTTGCAGATGTTTAACCAAACAGTGGTCAGATTTTactggtccatcctaaaagaTGTTAACTAAGCTCACAAGTAACTGTTATCAGGGCATTATCTGTTTGTCATTTCCTGGCCCTGGCAAAAGCTCCTGACAGGTTTTTCTGCATGAATATACATCATACCAGTATTAATTGTATGGGAAAGTGGGAGGTTATTCTGTAGTGGAAAGTGTTCTGCCACCACCCTTTTTATAGTTGAGCATTCTTTTAAATAGTCCTCATGGTCAATATGTTCTTGTGGCAAATGGAAGAATACAATATGTCAGATTTCttattactaatttattttgaaaataagtgtCTTATCTTCATACCCTTAACTTTGTGTTCTAGTGGAAGACCTTGGCAAAATCAAATATCAGTGTGGTGCATCTATATTTCCTATTTGCTTTCTTATTAACAACTAGGAATTTCTTAAACCTCAGagtaaattttcaaaatgtaaacacTTTTTTCTGTTCACCAGTCCTCAGCCAGCTCTGATCTGGCTCACTGATAGGCTGGCCAGCATATAACCTGGATCACTCTGTCCTGTGTGGATCAAGATGTTATGTATATCATGCCCTTACGGACTAGACTTCTGGCTGTTTCATGAGGAAAAAATATAGGTGAATGGTTATTATTTAGAGTTTAAAACCCTGTTGTTAGCTCCTTGTATTATGATGTTGtagggaagcacactgactgaaactgtaCACCCTGGCCAGGCTCTCTAGTAACCATTCACAAGTTgctttatgacaggaggtcctggaaaggaatacggaactaccaaccagaagagttcaggaaaggtcaaaaggagacaccgcgtgtctgaccacctcccagaatccctcttactagcatccatcttggctgagtgatgcgtgcatcaccaggaaggactcttgagtcagaatgattggctaaggacaacccggaaactaatcccatcaccataaaacctgagacagTGAGCCAcgaggcagagcagttctcctgggttcccttaccccgctgctctccacctgggtgccttCTTCCAATTAAGTCTCTTGCTTTTCAGCacgtctccttggacaattcttTTCCAAgtattagacaagagcccactcttggggcCCTGGAGGGGGGGGGCCCCCTTCCTACAACAATGTCATTCTGCTGAAGATTTTAAGAATTGGCCTGGATCTCTAGAGGACTGGACTGCCTTACCTTGATCTGCCTCTTAGCTTGCAAAAAGTGACTTGTattccaaagaaattaaaatgtcaacaacaaaaaaaaggctTAAGGATCTTTATCTATCTTCAAATTGATCAAGATTCTGTTAGGAAATGCAGCACCTCACGTTTGTACCACCTGACTTGGCAAAGACTGGGGTGCCTCAACTGTCAGCCACCTTGTGCCTTTATCTCCTCCCAGGCACCAGCCTTCCCCGAGAAAACACTAGGTGTGCCCTGAGGCCATCTTTGAACCCCAGGGGAGAACTGTTGACTCCACTCCTCCCACACCTGAGGGCGAATGAAGCTCAGACATCCAGGGTACAGGGCTTTGAAGCTGCCATCGCTGGGTCTCCACAGAGAGACAGGTAGACACTCCAAGGTGAGAAGGCACAGCCTCCCCAGAGTCAGCCTGAGAATACAGGTGGTGGAGGGGAGGTCGCCTGAAATCCGAGTGAGGCAGATGGCCAGACACACCCAGAGTCTGTAAGATCAAACCGGAGTGCTTGCACATTATTCTTTGTTCACTTATTGCAAGGGGCCCCAACTTTTTCCAGCATGCATACCACCTTAATGTTCCAAAACTTCTAAGGCTCCTTTCACACACCTAGACACCCAGATTTGATAGGGAGCTAGTTAAAGAACTAGCTTGCCTCTACAGAAACCCAAAAGTGACCTGAAATACTCCAGAACCCAACTTCCTTTCCTAACAGGAAGTCCTGAGTTGAGTGGTCTGAGGATGACCAAAGAATCTCCCCTTCTCATTTTCCATCCCAGTCCTGTGTGTCACCTTGGTTCTTTACCTTTTGTTTGTTGCTATTCCCCATTCCATGGGAAACTACCCTAATGGACTCCATTTACCAGCCTGAAGTGTTCTTCCAACCAGAAGTGTTCCCTGTGCACACGTAAAATGCGGGTTTATACCTCACTGTTTGCAGCATGGTGCCACAGCCACATGCCATAAGCTCCACTGTGTCTAGCAGCTCTGTATCTCTTTATCTCAGGGCTTCAGCATACTTAGAGCCTCCAACCCCCATCTGACCTTCCACCTCCCCCACTGAGGGGCACTGACACTCGTCCTGCCTACCCCAAGACAATGGTGCAGAGGATACCTAAGTGTGCATCCCCCTGTGGGCCTGGAGAagactaacaccacctgggagtGGGCCACTGGGTCCAGGGTCACGACGCCCCAATCTGACGACAGCTGGGAGCAGTGCTGAAGAAGTCCGCAGCAGTACAGGTCACAACACATGGTAGCTTTCCCATCTCCATCAACCCAAGTGTGTCATTATGCTTGTGGGTATGTGATTTCTCTGCTACAAAAACTGAGTTTGAGCATCTCCTCCTGGGTTGCTGAGCTCTCCGGCTCCTCTTACACACTTGCTTGTCCACGTCTCTGCTGTGTTTTAACTCCAGGCACTTTTGGCTCTTCATGAATTTGCAGGAACTCCTTGCAGTTTGGGTACAAACCACGTTGGTCTGGACACTGCAAACATCTACTCCTCCTGTCTGTATTAACTCTGGCCATGGGACACTTGGTTGAACGGAGGAGGCATATTTATAAGACCAACCAGCTCACCTGAGGAAACCATTTCCAGCACCAGATGGTCCCCAGCCTGTCAGTTGGCAGCAGAAAAGCAATGGTAGCATTCTCGTCAAACCACTGAGGGTAGTCCCTGTGTTCCTTGACCCATTCCCCCATGGCAGGACAGAGTGAGGGGGGCATTCTACCAACAATGCCAAGAATGGGCATCAATCTATAGGTCTGCACAGAGCTCTGCCCCTGTGCAGGACTGGAAGTAGCCATGACGcctgccccaccctctccagcaggtCACATCCTGGGAAAAACCTACTTCTGCATCAAGATTGTCAGCAGCCTAGCTTCCCCTGAGTTCTCCTGGACATGAAAATCAGGTTGGGACCCCCCCTGTGCCCATGTCATGTGGCAGAACCAGTTCCACTGCACTGCTCCCCATGCTGGCACCCCCCACTTCCACCTTTCTGGTAACTAACACGGACCTGGGTCACCTCCAACCTCCCGATGCTGCAAGTGATTCAGTATCCATCCTGTGCATGTTCCCTCATAGAACCATGCTGGCATCTTTTTGGCACACCGACCCAAGGCTGGAATTGCCAAGTCATATGGAAGCAAACACAGTGGAGTCAACCTGGAAGTCACTTCTGGGCCCTGACAGATATACCTGTGGGCCTGGGCCACATTGGTGGTCTGACCTTTTGATGTGTAGCAGGAGTTTTGGGTCCTGTAACTCCATCTCCTGTGGGGCTGCAGGAGAGACCAGCCAGGCTGAGTGTCAGCATGTAGATGCAATGGACCCGATGAAGGCTACAGACACCAAGTCAGGTAGCCTACCCACCTCTCCACAAGCCATGCTTCATCCGACTGGTCACACACAGATGCTGGAAGTGACACTGTCCTGACTCCACAAGAAGACAACGCAACTGGCACTTTCCCTGATGTCTTTCCCCTTGATGCTAACCTGTCTCCTCTTTGTGATAAACCTTCACCGTGAGCACGAGGGCCTTCAGTGAGCTCTAGGAGCTTTTCTAGCAAATTACCCAGCCTGAAGAGGCACTAGTTCCCTGTAAGTTCTTGGCTGGCCTGATTCTCTTtggtttagtcattcagtttAACCCTCTCAGGCTGCTCTCCCAAAGGGCAGCAGCACCTCTTGGGCAACTCCCCACTCAAGCTTGAGGTCATCCTAACAGCTGGGGCAGTACCCCACCGGCCTTTTCACATGCAAGTCTCTCTATATCAAGAGTGCAAGTATCCCCTCTTATTTTGTCATCATCAATCTAATGAAATAATTCAACTACGAGTGTGAAAACAACCCTCAGCATTTCCCTCTGCTCCCCTTGGACAAAGGATCCTGACCCTGAAAACAGGCCACAGGTCCTAACTATCCACGCCTTTCCTATTAAAGCTCTAAGAATTAAAAGGAAAGGGATCTAGGTATTGAATGAATAAACgaaatttctttgaaatgtgCTCCCTACCGTTGGCAGACAAAACTTTTCTTGTCCACCTAGCCTGGGTTTCCGTTCACTCATGCCTCTGCactgacctcagatatgcaaagcCAGACATGGTCCTGAACCAGTCAAATGAACCTGGGTTGAGGAAAAGCCACACGTTCACTGGGACCCTACTCAACCATGTCCTCGAGGGCAGGAGCATGCAAAGATCCTCCTCCACTGAGAGGTTTCTAGAAATACCATTTCAGCAGAGAAAGATGAGGGGACCAGTCACGGAGACATCTGGAAAAGGAACATTATTCCACAGAGAACACAGGACCCACAACAGAGAGGCCACTGTGACCAGTGAGCAGGGAGCAGGGGGTGAGGGCTGACTTCAGGGAGGAGATGGCAAGGGTTGGCTATACAGTCCAGCAAACACAGAGCTTTGGACATTCAGAGGGACTGCTACGCAAGAAGTCAAATCTCACCAGAATCAACGGCCATCTATGCTGCAGGGTTATTTGGCCAAGGTCCTACGGCTTGCCTAGAGGATGGACGTGTCTCTCCTATTCAAAAACCTGGCAGCTTTTTCCACCCTCCGCTTGTCATTCTTATGTAGACATTGTGTGAGAGAAATGGAGAGGCGATCAGTGGGCTGAGAATTCTACCCACACACCGTTACAGAAAAACCAGATCCATGCTGGTGTCagacctcctctctctccccagcacTGGGAGCCCAGGGGCTACCACTTTTCTGGGCTGCACACCAGCCCTCTGAGTCTTGAAGCAGTCAACTTCGAGGAAAACGGGGAGGCCTCCCAGCAGATCCCTGCAGAGGAGAAAAACAGGCAGCTGGATCTCCAGTCATGGGAAACTGGGGCAGCACCCCAATTTCATGCAGCAGAAGCAGGAGGTGGAGGGCTCATCACAGCCAAGTCCAACCCACAGAAGCCCCCAACGTGGCACAGGCAGACGCGGTGCCTCCTTGGAGACTGGCCAGGGCGTGGGGAGGACAGATGAGGAGGGACGTCAAGCAAACTGGCTACAGCAAGCCCTCTTCAGTAGTCTCTGAGTGCCGGCTGCCAGCCAGGCAGGCAACCCACCCCCAAgctcacagaaacacaaaggccCAGGTCTCAGAGGGTTCATCCAGAAATGGGCCACTGATCACAAATCTGCACTTGCGGGAACAACTCATAGCCTCAACCACCAGCCTAAAAGCCTGTCTGTGTCAATTCTCACACCCCTTTGTGCTTTGATCTTGTCACTTTGTGCTACATTTTTGTCACTTGAAGGAATCTACACAATGACACTAAATAAGGAGTTTTGCTAAATTCATCCAGCAGAACGAATATGAAGGCAAGTCAGAGGTGCAGGGAAAATGACACATCAAGGTGAGGTCTGGGGATGGCCTGACCCTGACATCGCTCCTGCTGCCCTAGGAAAAATTCCTGGGTCAGTGAGGGGCAGACAAGGCAGATGGAGGGTGATGCTAAGACAGTTTCCTGGGAAACCACTGGCATCCAAGGGATGGAAGacggagaagagagaggagaacaGGTTGAGGAGATACATTAAGAGGCAGAGAAGACATACAGCCTGAAAGACATGCCAGCAAGGGGTTGCACTGTCCCTGAACACCCCGGTTTTGTATCTGTGGACAGACCCCGAGCCATAGTAGGTGTAGGTTTGTGCAACCTACACTGTTCAAGGACCTCAAGCAGAGGTGACAAGTCTGACCGGCCCACCATCCCCACCCAGGCACACTGAACATTCCTTTCCCTTGACAGTCACCTCAAATTTCACCTTAACTGCTGTGCCCTGCATGGGTGTGGGTCTGTGGGCCTGGGCGTGCAGGACTGGTGGAGCAGCCCCATCACGGAGCAGGTCTGCACAGCCCAAGCCTCCTGAAGATGACGATCACGGCTCAAGGAGATCTCGGCAAATCTGATGAGACTTGGGGCAACAAAAAGAACTTTATGGAGTCAGGATACACTTGGGCTAACTTACCCTCAATACAGATCTCTACAGTGAAATGTTTACAGCCTGGAAACATGAACACCCAGAGGAAAAGGGAACACAAACATTCTGCGGCAGAGCACTGTCGTCAGCAACCCCAGGTGGGCACCTTGAGCTCACAGTCCACATATTCACCTAGGAGAAGACACGCAGGGCTGGGGGTGTCTTGAAGGATGGCAAGGGGTccagaaggaggcagagggaggagctGCCTCAGGCCAGGGATGGTTAACAGCTTCCTCCGCCTGCTGCCTGGGCAAGCAGCACTTCACTGCACAGGGAGAGAGGGGAACGAGTGAGCGAGTTTCTATCCTAGAAGCCAGATGACTGCAGAATCCAGCCCCACCAGACCCTCGTGTCTCTTCACCCACAGTCAGCACCCACTTGGCGCTGAGTAACCACTATTACCAGAGGTAAAATAGCACCTCTCGGCTCAGAGGAGGGAAGGACAGCAGCTACCGGTTCCAGGATCAGACTCAAGAGTTGCAAAGAGCCCTGAATCCCCAGCTTTAGGCAAGGCTTCAGGGCAGAGTAAGGAGGACATTCAGGATGAAGGCATGGCAACCACCACCGTCCCCAAGATCCCTGCCTCTTCTGACCTCATGGCCAGCTACTACCCGTAGAGCCCAAGGACAGGGTAGGGGCCCAGTGCTTCAATATTGGAATGCAAGCACTCCCTCTTTGCAAATGTGGGGGGAAGCCAGAATCTCCTGGATTACTCATTCCTGAAATTCAGCCCTAAATGGAAGCCAGGCAGTGCTGGTCCGAAGGTTTCTCTCTTGATAAGCTACCCTCTTGCCAATTCTCGAATCTGcatcccctctgccctcccctgacCACCAGGACTGGGTGCCCACCTGGAGCAGCATACTGAGACCCAGGTTGCGGTGCCTCCTCTCCAGCTCCGACACAGCCTGCAGCAGAGACCTGAACCTCTCCGCTGGGTCCTCATCCTCGTCCTCCAGGGacccttcttctttctctgcttcctgtaGGAATCGCCCCTCCTCCTCGGCAAAGAAGGCCCGAAGCTTCTTGTAGTCAGTCAGCGCCTTCTTCCTCCGGTCCATCACGTGTCCCTACAGGATGGGTGGGCAGCAGGAATACCCGTGTCCTCAGGCTACCCAGAGACCCCACCCATCCACCACTGACCACCTCCAGGGAGGAGAGGTCCC
This genomic window from Cervus canadensis isolate Bull #8, Minnesota chromosome 4, ASM1932006v1, whole genome shotgun sequence contains:
- the RNF187 gene encoding E3 ubiquitin-protein ligase RNF187 — encoded protein: MAAGPEPPEWEPRWRKALRGKENKGSVEIMKKDLNDARDLHGQAESAAAVWKGHVMDRRKKALTDYKKLRAFFAEEEGRFLQEAEKEEGSLEDEDEDPAERFRSLLQAVSELERRHRNLGLSMLLQ